The nucleotide sequence TGGAAGGGTCCCGTCTTGTTCTCCAAAATCCACGCGATCATGCTAAAGTAGAGATAGCTGTCCTTGAGCATCTCCACCTTGGCGCGGTCGCAAATGTGCTTGGGGAGCACTACCATCGCCTCCTGATCGGCCGCCGGTTTCACCGGCTGTACCTCCGCGTTGATGAGCTGCGCGCCACCGAAGATGTAGGGGATGTGGTGATAGTCGTCTAGGCCCCACACCCCATGCGACCCCGCCGGCTCGAGCGAGTAACGCTTCTGCAGCCGCCGGACCAGACGCATGTATTCGTGGAAGATGTAGAAGATGTAGTCCTGACGCCGCTTGCGCACCTCTGCGCGCTCCATCGgaggcaccggcggcggcggcggcacctcgaGCGGGACGAGCACCGCCGGCTCATCCTTTAGActcccgccgccgtcgccgtgctcCTCGAGGCAGATCATGATGACAATAAAGAAGTGCAGCtcgtggccgctgccgtagTCGAGGCGCGTGGCGTTGCCGAAAGAGTCCATGACGTACGCCGCCACCTCTGTCGCCATATCGGTGATCGCCTCCTCCGACCGGCCCGCGGAGGTGGGAAAGGTTCGGACGAGCTTCTCCATGTCGGCGACCACCGTCTCCTCGAGTCGCGCGTGAAACACGCGCTTGGCGCGGTTgccgaagcgctgctgcgccatgTCCTCCAGCGGGATGGCGGTCACAATGTCATGCAGGCGTGGCAGGTAGTCCGTTACGAGGTACCTCACCGTATCGTCGCAGTCATCCACCGTGGCGGACAGGCGCTGGTGGTTTGGTGTCGACTccaccgcctcgctgcaGCCTTGTACGTAGGCAATAATCCTCTGAAAAGCCGCCGAGCGCCGGAAGACCTCGACGAGGGAGTGGTCCTCCAGGATAATCTTCGCGGGTGGCTGCGGAGCGGCAGTCTCGCTCGAGTACTTCCGCACGGCTGCCGGGTTCTGCgtcggccgccacctcga is from Leishmania donovani BPK282A1 complete genome, chromosome 7 and encodes:
- a CDS encoding protein phosphatase 2A, regulatory subunit B, putative, which gives rise to MSGSDAMATHASRWRPTQNPAAVRKYSSETAAPQPPAKIILEDHSLVEVFRRSAAFQRIIAYVQGCSEAVESTPNHQRLSATVDDCDDTVRYLVTDYLPRLHDIVTAIPLEDMAQQRFGNRAKRVFHARLEETVVADMEKLVRTFPTSAGRSEEAITDMATEVAAYVMDSFGNATRLDYGSGHELHFFIVIMICLEEHGDGGGSLKDEPAVLVPLEVPPPPPVPPMERAEVRKRRQDYIFYIFHEYMRLVRRLQKRYSLEPAGSHGVWGLDDYHHIPYIFGGAQLINAEVQPVKPAADQEAMVVLPKHICDRAKVEMLKDSYLYFSMIAWILENKTGPFHEHSNMLYNISGVEHWSKIYSGMVKMFAAEVLAKFNVSQHLLFGRHLPWNTKTM